A genomic stretch from bacterium includes:
- the pruA gene encoding L-glutamate gamma-semialdehyde dehydrogenase: MLPEFKNETFVDFSIPANHEKMGTALSNVKKEFGKEYPLIIGGKKELCKDKFNSYNPSNKKEVIGIIQQPTVEKAIEAIEIAHKTFNEWKEKTAEERAGYLFKAAAIMRRRRFELSAVLVYETGKSWPEADGDLAEAIDFLEFYGREALRYGAPQEITPYPGELNESKYIPLGVGVVIPPWNFPMAILTGMTSAAFVAGNTVVLKPSSDSPVTAYKFMEVIEEAGVPAGVVNLVTGRGGIIGDTLVGHPLTRFIAFTGSKEVGLHVNELASKTAEGQIWIKRVVAEMGGKDAIVVDKDTDLQEAATGTLASAFGFQGQKCSACSRVIVDKSVYNEFVDILAEKVKKFNVGNPTDSNNYMGPVINEKAYKSILEYIEIGKKEGKLIFGGKNENDNGYFINPTIIADIKPNDRLAQEEIFGPVLAVIKSNDFDDGLKIANSTIYGLTGAVYTRDRTKIELAKRVFHCGNLYINRKCTGALVGVHPFGGFNMSGTDSKAGGRDYLLLFSQAKAISEKM, from the coding sequence ATGTTACCAGAATTTAAAAACGAAACTTTCGTAGATTTTTCTATTCCCGCTAATCACGAAAAAATGGGAACAGCTCTCAGTAACGTAAAAAAAGAATTTGGAAAAGAATATCCCCTTATAATCGGAGGGAAAAAAGAACTCTGTAAAGATAAATTTAATTCTTATAATCCCTCAAATAAAAAAGAAGTTATAGGCATAATACAACAGCCCACAGTTGAAAAAGCAATTGAAGCAATAGAAATAGCACATAAAACTTTTAATGAATGGAAAGAAAAAACTGCCGAAGAACGCGCAGGATACTTATTTAAAGCTGCCGCTATTATGCGACGCCGCAGGTTTGAACTAAGCGCAGTTCTTGTATATGAAACAGGAAAAAGTTGGCCGGAAGCAGACGGCGATCTCGCTGAAGCTATTGATTTTCTGGAATTCTACGGCAGAGAAGCTTTAAGATACGGAGCTCCTCAAGAAATAACTCCTTACCCCGGCGAATTAAACGAATCAAAATATATTCCCCTGGGCGTAGGCGTCGTAATCCCACCCTGGAATTTCCCTATGGCAATATTGACAGGTATGACTTCAGCCGCTTTTGTCGCGGGAAACACGGTCGTATTAAAACCTTCCAGCGATTCTCCCGTAACAGCTTATAAATTTATGGAAGTAATAGAAGAAGCCGGAGTTCCCGCAGGAGTCGTTAATCTTGTAACCGGTAGGGGGGGCATAATAGGTGACACTCTTGTCGGGCATCCGCTCACAAGATTTATTGCATTTACTGGCTCTAAAGAAGTAGGATTACACGTTAATGAACTCGCATCAAAAACTGCAGAAGGACAAATCTGGATAAAAAGAGTCGTTGCAGAAATGGGCGGGAAAGACGCCATTGTCGTTGATAAAGATACCGATTTACAGGAAGCCGCAACCGGAACGCTTGCTTCGGCCTTTGGTTTTCAGGGACAAAAATGTTCTGCCTGTTCCCGCGTAATAGTAGATAAATCGGTATACAATGAGTTCGTTGATATTCTTGCGGAAAAAGTCAAAAAATTCAATGTAGGCAACCCGACGGATTCAAATAATTATATGGGTCCTGTCATTAATGAAAAAGCATATAAATCAATTCTTGAGTACATAGAAATCGGTAAAAAAGAAGGGAAATTAATTTTTGGCGGCAAAAACGAAAACGATAACGGATACTTTATTAACCCTACTATAATAGCAGATATTAAACCGAATGACCGTCTCGCACAGGAAGAAATATTTGGTCCCGTACTTGCCGTAATCAAATCTAATGATTTTGATGATGGGCTGAAAATTGCCAACTCTACGATATATGGCTTAACAGGCGCAGTTTATACACGCGACAGAACCAAAATAGAACTTGCAAAACGGGTATTCCATTGCGGAAATTTATACATAAATCGTAAATGCACGGGCGCTCTCGTCGGCGTTCATCCTTTCGGCGGATTCAATATGTCAGGCACAGACTCAAAAGCCGGCGGCAGAGATTACCTTTTACTCTTCTCTCAGGCGAAAGCAATAAGCGAAAAAATGTAA
- the purF gene encoding amidophosphoribosyltransferase, whose amino-acid sequence MCGVVGIIGNVSVAEELWLGLLAIQHRGQDTAGIVTYDNDRFHSKRGNGTVQEVFEQKHLLALTGNAGIGQVRYPTIGSGSEEDAQPLLTNSPFGIAMVHNGNVANYGSLRTWITNNYHRHINTTNDVEVILNVLAANLKDSSTNSPNEIFNALKAVMSKVNGSYSCITFIAGHGMLAFRDPQGIRPLKIGKKGKNFCIASESVVLDTLGYKEMRDVLPGEAIFINMQREMKSKIIKAKPARHCIFEYIYFARPDSIMDNVEIYKARLKLGEEIARLVKKMKLKPDVVIPVPDTARTAAQGAAEALKIPCREGLIKNRYIGRTFIMPREVNRAEKVRYKLNPLKCEIQGKKILLIDDSIVRGSTSKSIISLIREAGPKEIYLASTCPPLRYPCFYGIDMQTRKEFIANGRSLSQIQREIESDKLIYQSLDGMLKSVGNGKLCCTACFTGDYPTEIESDDMLRIEKDRAKQVSLWE is encoded by the coding sequence ATGTGCGGAGTTGTGGGAATAATAGGGAATGTGTCTGTAGCCGAAGAATTATGGCTCGGGTTGCTTGCGATTCAGCATAGGGGACAGGATACCGCAGGCATTGTGACTTATGACAACGACAGATTCCATTCAAAAAGAGGCAACGGAACGGTTCAGGAAGTTTTCGAACAAAAACATTTACTTGCTTTAACCGGGAATGCCGGAATAGGGCAGGTAAGGTATCCGACAATTGGTTCCGGCAGCGAAGAAGATGCCCAGCCACTTTTAACGAATTCTCCTTTTGGAATAGCAATGGTTCACAATGGCAACGTTGCGAATTACGGGAGTTTAAGAACATGGATTACGAACAACTATCACAGGCACATAAATACGACAAACGATGTGGAAGTTATACTGAATGTTCTTGCAGCTAACTTAAAAGACTCGAGTACTAATTCACCAAACGAAATATTTAATGCCCTGAAAGCAGTTATGTCAAAAGTAAACGGGAGTTATTCCTGCATAACTTTTATTGCAGGACACGGGATGTTGGCATTCAGAGACCCCCAAGGAATAAGGCCTCTTAAGATAGGGAAAAAAGGTAAGAATTTCTGCATAGCTTCGGAATCTGTAGTGCTTGATACGCTTGGATACAAAGAGATGCGGGACGTATTGCCGGGAGAAGCCATATTCATAAATATGCAGCGGGAAATGAAATCCAAAATAATTAAAGCAAAACCTGCGCGTCATTGTATATTTGAATATATATATTTTGCAAGACCTGACTCTATAATGGATAATGTAGAAATATACAAAGCAAGATTGAAGTTGGGAGAGGAAATTGCAAGACTCGTGAAAAAGATGAAATTAAAACCGGATGTAGTAATACCGGTTCCCGACACGGCAAGAACTGCGGCGCAAGGAGCGGCAGAAGCATTGAAAATTCCCTGCAGAGAAGGGCTTATAAAAAACAGATATATAGGAAGAACATTCATAATGCCAAGGGAAGTCAATAGGGCGGAAAAGGTAAGATACAAGCTTAACCCATTAAAATGCGAGATTCAGGGGAAAAAGATATTATTAATAGACGATTCCATTGTACGCGGTTCGACTTCAAAATCCATAATATCGCTTATAAGAGAAGCCGGGCCAAAAGAAATTTATCTTGCGAGTACCTGTCCGCCATTAAGATACCCATGTTTCTACGGCATTGACATGCAGACAAGGAAAGAATTTATTGCTAACGGCAGGAGTTTAAGCCAGATTCAGAGAGAAATAGAATCGGATAAACTAATATATCAATCACTGGATGGAATGTTAAAAAGTGTAGGTAATGGTAAACTCTGTTGTACAGCCTGTTTTACGGGAGATTATCCTACAGAAATCGAATCTGACGATATGTTGAGAATAGAAAAAGACAGAGCGAAACAGGTTTCGTTGTGGGAGTAA
- a CDS encoding LEA type 2 family protein, producing MTNFKRLLLLGSVVFLTFSGCALIQSRLAMRNCKFKIAGIEAVEYNPLQDLDKVNVKLNIDCMNPNNAIEAVLDKLVFNLLLNGKNVADGKITDQLKVGPQKTVSFPVNIGLSLSKIGKTALEAIQSNKAVYELKGTAFFNTPIIGETSFPVTITKGNWSAE from the coding sequence ATGACAAACTTTAAAAGATTACTTTTATTGGGCAGTGTTGTATTTTTAACTTTTTCAGGTTGTGCGCTGATTCAAAGCAGGTTAGCTATGAGGAATTGTAAATTCAAGATTGCCGGTATAGAGGCTGTGGAGTATAATCCGTTACAGGATTTAGATAAGGTCAACGTAAAATTAAACATTGACTGTATGAATCCAAATAACGCCATAGAAGCAGTTCTAGACAAACTTGTTTTTAACCTTCTTTTGAATGGAAAAAATGTAGCTGATGGCAAAATAACAGACCAGCTAAAAGTGGGGCCTCAAAAAACCGTTAGTTTTCCTGTGAATATAGGATTATCTTTATCTAAAATAGGGAAAACTGCTCTTGAAGCCATACAGTCAAACAAGGCTGTCTATGAACTGAAAGGAACGGCATTTTTTAACACTCCGATTATAGGAGAGACTTCTTTCCCGGTAACAATAACTAAAGGTAACTGGTCAGCGGAATAA
- a CDS encoding FtsQ-type POTRA domain-containing protein, whose product MNIIFFLISTVILGNKFFPSKQLLTKTDTLTIETITNLYKQQGFLQIEVKSSGDTLFINEGSQYKIGKIKFTGNQIFKSRELRKLLAMKKGILFNEKAFLNDIESIITKYENSGYPFCKILPANFNFVENKVNFEFQIVEGSLIKLKTITVKGNNSTKDFVILRKSGLKKGEIFKQSNVNTAKQRLENLEFIDSVKIDLLTEDTLVVEVKEKRANTAEGIVGYQQNELAGLFELRSPNLFGTGKVVHIRWNQLGKLSNYSELEYKEPWLFSSKIGFTGNFLYRKEDTTYTKKQAEFLLNIPISYEFVADVGVCGAFLNKESIYTGILGIGFNTQTIPGVNYHIKTAFTTQYIERIMTNFDSYIPIKRKDILFNSINFYKLMKEVSIYDKFKLGGAKTLRGYWEDEFNGTTIGWSNIEYRKYSGNSFVFPFYDIGYIDGIWRQGFGIGGAVESPIGMIKIMYAITKPNEFMDGKLHLSLQAVF is encoded by the coding sequence ATGAATATAATCTTCTTTTTAATAAGCACGGTAATACTTGGCAATAAGTTTTTTCCCTCCAAACAACTTCTAACCAAAACGGATACGTTAACCATTGAAACAATTACAAATCTTTATAAACAACAGGGATTTTTACAAATAGAAGTCAAATCTTCCGGAGATACTTTATTCATAAACGAAGGTTCTCAATACAAAATCGGTAAAATAAAATTTACGGGAAATCAAATATTCAAATCCCGTGAGCTAAGAAAACTTCTCGCTATGAAAAAAGGAATTCTCTTTAATGAAAAAGCCTTTTTAAATGATATTGAATCCATTATAACTAAATACGAGAATTCTGGATATCCCTTCTGTAAAATACTCCCTGCTAACTTTAACTTCGTTGAAAATAAAGTAAATTTCGAATTCCAGATTGTTGAAGGTTCCCTTATAAAACTTAAAACCATAACAGTTAAAGGCAATAACTCTACTAAGGATTTTGTAATATTACGAAAATCCGGTCTTAAAAAAGGTGAAATATTTAAACAGTCTAACGTTAATACTGCAAAACAAAGACTCGAAAACCTCGAATTTATTGACTCGGTAAAAATAGACTTATTAACCGAAGACACTCTTGTTGTTGAAGTAAAAGAGAAAAGGGCAAACACGGCGGAAGGAATCGTCGGCTATCAACAAAATGAACTTGCTGGATTGTTTGAACTCAGAAGTCCTAACCTTTTCGGAACGGGCAAAGTTGTTCATATAAGATGGAATCAGCTCGGCAAACTCTCAAATTACTCGGAACTTGAATACAAAGAACCATGGTTATTCTCTTCTAAAATCGGATTTACGGGAAATTTTTTATACAGAAAAGAAGATACTACTTATACAAAAAAACAAGCCGAATTTTTACTTAACATCCCCATAAGTTATGAATTCGTAGCGGATGTCGGAGTCTGTGGAGCATTCCTGAACAAAGAGTCTATCTATACGGGAATACTTGGAATAGGATTCAACACTCAAACAATACCCGGTGTAAATTACCATATCAAAACTGCTTTTACCACACAATACATAGAAAGAATAATGACAAACTTTGATTCATATATCCCAATAAAACGCAAAGATATTTTATTTAATTCAATAAATTTTTATAAACTTATGAAAGAAGTTTCAATTTACGACAAGTTTAAATTAGGTGGCGCAAAAACGTTAAGAGGTTATTGGGAAGACGAATTCAACGGAACCACAATAGGATGGTCAAACATTGAATATCGTAAATACTCGGGCAATTCTTTCGTATTCCCATTCTATGACATAGGCTATATTGATGGGATTTGGCGACAAGGATTTGGCATAGGAGGCGCAGTAGAATCGCCAATCGGGATGATAAAAATTATGTATGCAATAACCAAACCAAACGAATTTATGGACGGAAAGTTACACCTGTCTCTCCAAGCAGTATTCTAA
- a CDS encoding class I SAM-dependent methyltransferase translates to MKQEKWVEKDFEEVDCFRCGTKGKLLYKKELLGVVKCEKCGQVFISPRLTEEGRKKIYEDHSYFDTGVYGFSNKFNLAMSLQRTWSNDRLKLISELLNNKLENKKLLEIGCAYGLFLNFAKQKGLEVTGIEYSSTAVKWSKENLQLNVYNGEIETVKLPENTYDVVCFWDVIEHVKNPELFLKSVKRVLKKDGVVVFSCPYFNSVPATVFKSNWWTLRPEQHIWQFTPDTLGKLFGEQGMKLVKVIRNPLSRINLFRFDSITVAAKVV, encoded by the coding sequence ATGAAACAAGAAAAATGGGTGGAAAAAGATTTTGAAGAAGTTGATTGTTTTAGGTGCGGAACAAAGGGGAAATTATTATACAAAAAGGAACTATTGGGAGTCGTAAAATGCGAGAAATGCGGGCAGGTGTTTATAAGCCCTAGACTTACAGAAGAAGGAAGAAAGAAAATATATGAAGACCATAGTTACTTTGATACGGGAGTTTATGGATTTTCAAATAAGTTTAATCTGGCTATGAGTTTGCAAAGAACATGGTCAAACGATAGACTTAAACTTATAAGCGAGTTATTAAACAATAAATTGGAAAATAAAAAACTTCTGGAAATAGGCTGCGCTTATGGACTATTTCTCAATTTTGCAAAACAAAAAGGTCTCGAAGTGACAGGAATAGAATACTCCTCTACGGCCGTAAAATGGTCTAAAGAAAATCTGCAACTAAACGTATACAATGGTGAAATAGAGACTGTTAAGTTGCCTGAAAATACTTATGACGTAGTATGTTTTTGGGATGTTATAGAGCACGTTAAAAACCCCGAATTGTTTTTAAAATCCGTAAAGCGGGTATTAAAGAAAGATGGCGTTGTTGTTTTTTCTTGCCCATATTTTAATTCCGTTCCCGCGACGGTTTTTAAGTCTAACTGGTGGACACTACGCCCGGAACAACATATCTGGCAATTTACTCCTGATACTCTGGGGAAATTATTTGGAGAACAGGGAATGAAACTCGTAAAGGTTATAAGAAATCCTCTCTCACGTATAAATTTATTCAGGTTTGATAGTATTACGGTTGCGGCGAAAGTCGTGTAG
- a CDS encoding Asp-tRNA(Asn)/Glu-tRNA(Gln) amidotransferase subunit GatC, with protein MEITSSVVTHIAELCKLKLTLEEIEKFTTELSSIVKYVNTIQKLSISSDNTLLLNTNGTSGTSRLGGDCVFKTETPMREDIIKESLSISEVLSNAPAVYNNYFVVPKLI; from the coding sequence ATGGAAATTACATCTTCTGTTGTTACGCATATTGCGGAACTCTGTAAATTAAAACTAACTCTGGAAGAAATAGAAAAATTCACTACTGAACTTAGCAGTATTGTAAAGTACGTGAATACAATTCAAAAACTTAGTATATCTTCGGACAACACCCTATTATTAAATACGAATGGAACATCTGGAACATCCCGCTTGGGCGGTGACTGTGTTTTTAAAACGGAAACACCTATGAGAGAAGATATTATAAAAGAAAGTCTCTCTATTTCAGAAGTGCTTTCAAACGCCCCTGCAGTATATAATAACTACTTCGTAGTGCCAAAATTAATTTAA
- a CDS encoding 4Fe-4S dicluster domain-containing protein has product MKTPKIRELGEAIRALVGGPYTTKYPYEQTPMAKEFRGILKCDSEKCMGCGACIEVCPADSRKLEDDANKKIRKIIYYSDKCIFCGQCEAACPTEALKHINEFDLANVTRDEYTEVLEKELVLCEKCGKIISTKQHLLWIADKVGELAYSNPTLWIPLARELNIVEHDKSNAYPYRSGHIVMLCPDCRRETWLHETWGY; this is encoded by the coding sequence ATGAAAACTCCTAAAATAAGAGAACTCGGCGAAGCAATAAGAGCGCTTGTCGGTGGACCTTACACTACTAAATATCCTTATGAACAGACCCCGATGGCAAAAGAATTCAGGGGTATTCTTAAATGCGATTCCGAAAAATGTATGGGCTGCGGAGCTTGTATAGAAGTATGCCCTGCCGATTCAAGAAAATTAGAAGACGATGCTAATAAAAAAATTCGTAAAATTATTTACTATTCGGATAAATGTATTTTCTGCGGACAATGCGAAGCAGCCTGTCCAACCGAAGCGCTAAAACATATAAATGAATTTGACCTCGCAAACGTTACGAGAGACGAATATACGGAAGTGCTTGAAAAAGAACTCGTACTTTGTGAAAAATGTGGGAAAATTATCTCTACGAAACAACATCTTTTATGGATAGCCGATAAAGTAGGCGAGTTAGCTTACAGCAATCCTACTTTATGGATACCTCTTGCACGGGAATTAAATATCGTTGAACACGATAAATCTAATGCTTATCCTTACCGCTCAGGACATATTGTAATGCTTTGCCCTGACTGCAGACGTGAAACCTGGTTGCACGAAACATGGGGATATTAA